GGCTGACAATTGACCTGAATCCGAACGCCTCGCCGTACTATGAATATCGCGGCGCGAAACGCCAACGGCTTGCTGGCACGGATAACCAAGTGCGCGCGATTCTGCGCGAGTACGCGCAAGCCGGTCTGCAATACGCCGCGCTCTTCTTCCCGATGAGCAATGTCGCGGTCGGACTCGCGCAGATGGAACGGTTCATGCACGAGATCGCGCCGGAGTTCAACTGATTTTCGAACTTTGATTTTCGATTAAAGATTTTCCCAATCGAAAATTGAAAATTCTATTGGAGTTGAAATGCCTACAACATTGATACGCAACGGACGCATCATCACCGCGACGGACGATTACGTCGCGGATATTTTTGTTGACGGCGACAAGGTCACGCTAATCGGCGCGAACCTGAATGTGCAAACTGACCGCGTGATTGACGCGATCGGCAAGTACGTCATTCCCGGCGGCGTGGATTGCCACACGCACATGGATTTGCCGGTCGGCACGGTTTTCTCGTCGGACGATTTTGAGACTGGCACGATTGCCGCGGCGCACGGCGGCACGACGACGATCATTGATTTCGCGACGCAAGCGCGCACTGGCTCGATGCACGCCGCGCTCGACGAATGGCTCGCCAAAGCGCAAAGCAAGGCGGTGATTGATTACGGGATGCACATGATCGTCGCGAATTTGCCGGACGATTTGTTACCGGAGATGGACACGCTCGTGCGCGAAGGCGTCACGTCGTTCAAGATGTTCACCGCGTACCCCGAACGTTTGCAACTCGATGATGGCACGATTTTCAAAGCGATGCAGCGCGCCGGCGAAAACGGCGGATTCGTGATGATGCACGCGGAAAATGGAAGTGTGATTGATTACCTCGTGCAAAAACTGATCGCCGAGGACAAGACGACGCCGAACTATCACCCGCTCTCGCGTCCGCACCAAACCGAAGCCGACGCGACGCATCGCGTCATTCTGCTCTCCGAACTTGCGGGTGTGCCGGTGTACATCGTCCACGTCTCGTCGCATTTCGCGATGGAGGAAATTCGCGCGGCGCGTGATCGCGGTCTGCCGGTGTACGGCGAAACGTGTCCGCAATATCTGTGGCTCGCGTACGAGGATTATGCGGACGGAAGTTTCGACGGCGCGAAATTCGTTTGCTCGCCGCCGATCCGCGAACGCGCGAACCAGGAACCACTGTGGCGCGCGCTCGCGACGGACGATTTGCAAGCGGTCGCGACGGATCACTGTCCGTTTTGTTTTCGCGCGGGATACAAGGGTTTGCCGAAGCAGAAGGAACTGGGCAAGGACAATTTCAGGAATATTCCAAATGGCGTCCCAGGCGTCGAGAATCGCATGCACTTGGTTTATCAAGGCGGCGTCGTGCAACGCGGCTGGAGCATGAATCGGTTCGTGCAAGTGACGAGCACGGCGGCGGCGAAACTGTTCGGTTTGTTCCCGCGCAAGGGGACGATTGCCATCGGCAGTGACGCGGACATGGTGCTGTGGGACCCGCAACGCGCGTACACGATTCGCGCGGCGACGCACTTTATGCGCGTGGACTATAATCCGTACGAAGGCGTCACCGTGAGCGGTTCGCCTTCGCTCGTGATGGCGCGCGGACGCGTGATTTTCGAGGATGATAAATTCCTGGGCAAGCCGGGGCAAGGTGAGTACTTGAAGCGTGGGACGTACGCAATTCCGTAAAGACTGGACTTGGTTCTTGCCGCGGCTAACATCGGTCGCACGACCACCGAGTCCATTTACCGCGACATCCGTTTACGATTATCAGCCACGCCGACTGCTACAATGAGGATATGCCCGATAGCAGTCGGCGTAACATTCTTGACCCCGATCTATGAATCGTGCCGCGCAACATTTGTCAAGCGGACTAAAACGTTTTCTCGCCACAACAGTTGCGATTTAACCAACCCTGTGTCATTTTTTCTGTGGGGGTGGTTCTTTCTCAGTTTTTGGAGGATCACTTTGACCGGGTGGCTTGCTCTGTCCCGGCGGATTACTTTGCCCGGGCGGGTTGCTCTGCCCTGGCGGAGTGTTGACTTGCCCTGGCGGAGTCTTGGCTTGACCCGGCGGTGTATTGATTTGACCCGGCGGCGTATTGACTTGACCTGGCGGAGTCTTGGCTTGCCCCGGCGGTGTTTGAGCTTGCCCCGGCGGAGTCTTGGCTTGACCCGGCGGTGTTTGGGCTTGACCTGGGGGCGTGCGGATTTGACCTGGCGGAGTTTTCTCCTGTCCCGGCGGTGTATTGATTTGACCTGGTGGAGTCTTGGCTTGACCTGGATTGTTCAGTGTAGGGCTGACAGGAGTCTGTGTTGCCCGAATGGTCGGCGTACCACTGTCGAAGGATGTTGGACTGGGTGCGGGTTGGGTGGGCGCGCGCGATCCGCCAAGCGATCGCCACGTATTTGAAAGCCCGGCTTGGATTCCTTCGACCGCGCTCTTGATGGGATACAACGCGCTCTGGGGCGGTATGTCTTGCGCCGCAATCCCAATGACTGCGCCGCTTAACAGCGCGAGAATCCCTAGCAGGATCGCAACAAAAATCTGCACCGGACGTAGACTCAGCAGCGGGCGCGCGGATTTAGCGCGCGTCCGCGCAAAAATCGCGTGCGCGTTTTGCACCGCCGGCGGAGGCGGCAGACGCGTATCATCTTGGCGTAGCGTTATGCGGACAAGTCGAAAGGTCGCAACGTACTTTGTACAGCGCGTACATGTGGCGACATGCGCGGCGATGCTGACGGCGGCATCACTGCCCAATTCCGCATTGGCAAATGCAATCAATTGTTCGCCGGAAATAGGATGGGGTGACATTCACACTGCTCATTCATACAGAGTTGCCAAAGGCGCACAAAAATACGTTGCTCATAAAAAACGCTCCACACCGAGCGCGTCAAGAATCGTCTGCAATTTCTTGAAACAGCGCGCACGCGTGGGACCGATACTGCCCAAGGGAATGCCTAACTTGGAGGCAACTTGATCATAGCGCAACGTTGGCGATTCCAGAAAAAGAGCGAGCAATAATTCGCGGCAACGCACATCGAGCTGATCGAGCGCAGCACGT
This region of Chloroflexota bacterium genomic DNA includes:
- the hydA gene encoding dihydropyrimidinase — protein: MPTTLIRNGRIITATDDYVADIFVDGDKVTLIGANLNVQTDRVIDAIGKYVIPGGVDCHTHMDLPVGTVFSSDDFETGTIAAAHGGTTTIIDFATQARTGSMHAALDEWLAKAQSKAVIDYGMHMIVANLPDDLLPEMDTLVREGVTSFKMFTAYPERLQLDDGTIFKAMQRAGENGGFVMMHAENGSVIDYLVQKLIAEDKTTPNYHPLSRPHQTEADATHRVILLSELAGVPVYIVHVSSHFAMEEIRAARDRGLPVYGETCPQYLWLAYEDYADGSFDGAKFVCSPPIRERANQEPLWRALATDDLQAVATDHCPFCFRAGYKGLPKQKELGKDNFRNIPNGVPGVENRMHLVYQGGVVQRGWSMNRFVQVTSTAAAKLFGLFPRKGTIAIGSDADMVLWDPQRAYTIRAATHFMRVDYNPYEGVTVSGSPSLVMARGRVIFEDDKFLGKPGQGEYLKRGTYAIP